From the Lactuca sativa cultivar Salinas chromosome 9, Lsat_Salinas_v11, whole genome shotgun sequence genome, the window TTTCTTGATTACTGGTTAACAGAAAAGAGAGTCGACATGTTCAAATATGATCTTTCCTCTATGGTAAGTAAGAGTATATTTATACAAACGTAAATCAGTCGTTGCTAACAGAATCATGGTTTGATTTGTGTAGGTTTTCTTGGTGTTATCTTGTACGATTGCAGTAGGGACGAATTTGAGTCAATTTATCTGCATAGGGAGATTTACAGCAGTGTCGTTTCAGGTGCTAGGGCATATGAAAACGATACTTGTGTTgattttaggttttatattttttGGGAGAGAAGGGTTGAATGTTCATGTGGTGGTGGGGATGATTATAGCGATATTGGGGATGATTTGGTATGGGAATGCATCGTCAAAACCTGGTGGGAAAGAGCGTCATGCACATTTGCTTCCTAAAACGAATCAGCATCAGAAATATGGGTCAACGGGAATATTGGAGACTGAAGAAACAAGTGATAAGGTCTGATTATTGGATAGAATTAGAATGATAATTTTTAGTTAATACCCGGAATTTGTTTTGATTAACTTATTACTCATTATTATCATATTCTTGGAAATCGTTTGTTGTTTTCGTATATGTTTGTTTATATGGAGATCTTTGTGATAGTTGGGAATCCAGACAGTTATACatggttgtttcttttttatttagaCAAAATTACTTATTTGGGTGGACCTGAAAAACCTCACTTAATGTATCAAGACACTAATTATTTGCCTAGCTGCCTTTCTTCTTTTTCGCTTCTGAGTACTAACTTGTTTATCTGTAAGGATAAAATTGTCGTTTAGTTTACAATTTGATAGAAGTAGAACCAAAGAAATGAGAGAGGGTAACAATGAAGGAAAGAACAGAATCAGAAATATTGTAGAATCTGAACAACACTTTACTGAAATATTAATCCGACCATACTAAAATGATTGATGGCTAAATGtaaattttttaataaatcaTTCTAGTATAACGCCAAACTCACACATTCCATATCTTACTCTTAAAGACTTAAACTACTCATTTTGTCTTTAATGGTTGGCTATCacaattcttgatcttaatggttAAAAAGGAAACCAACCCTTAACTTGCCAAGAAATCTTTCATATTTGCAAATCCTATAAGAAATTAAAACATACTGTAATACTTTCACCTATATAACAAAAAGTCCAAGATCAATTTGTCAAAAGTAAAAATAGATTACAAATCAAAATACCTCAACAACCAAAGGCGAGGTTGGTCTCTATTTATAAATAAACAATCACCTTTCAAGTCTATGAAAATAAATCAAGTTTGGGCATATCATATCATGGTACTATACAGCCATCAACAATCCTTAGACAAAAATCGGGCATCCCAATTCCTTAGAAGCAGTCTCAAGATATTCAATTGGCATCCCAGTTGCCATCCGGCTATGAGCTTCCCACGTCAAACACTTTGCCAGGTCAGCTTCCCAATCGATGACATCACCACTCATGTACGCAACATGTCTGCTACTACCTATATTAACTTGTTCACCACTTTGTTTCACTTTTATACAACCAACATTCAAAATGGCTCTAAGAACCGACACACTCAGTGTGCGTACATGAGCACTCGCGTGAGATAAACACCTTACAGTAGCTGGCACTCGACACTGTCACCACAAAAaatcattatatttttttaataaatatttcatttttttatattaaagttCGGTTATTTACCTTGAGAAGATTCGAGAGGCCATCTGCAACCGCCAATCCGGATTCTCCCCACTCTAACACCGGCTGAACTGCTCTAGCTGTTGCTTCCAGAAGCTGAAACAGAATAATAAACCAAAATGATATACTATATATTATATATAGATAGACAGACAGATAGACAGATATGGCACCTCAAGTTGTGGTAAAGTGCATGCTTCACCATCAACAAGCATGCCATCAGTGGCACGTAGGAGGAGGTCTAAGGCAGTGGCGAGAATCACTAATGACTCGAGATTTTCATGATTTCTCATTAACTCCACAATCAGCTTCACAATCCGTTGATTGATTCTCCACATTTTTTGACCCACATCATCGTCCTTCGCGATCCATGGCTGCAATTCCCTCTCCGCCTGACAAGCAAATATACAAAACCAGGAAAGTGACTTAACCAATAAACAAATTATCAAATGTCACAaaatggtttttaaaaaaaaagttaaacaaaATCTGGACCTGAAGAACAACCGCAGTTGCAGCTGTTGTTGGCGATGCTGCCACCACATTACACAGTGCATCAACCACCTTTTAAACAATCATCAATCATCAATGATAAattattataagattaagtatttaaaaaaaaaaaaaagattaataatTACCTGTCTCCATCCTTGCTGAGCGGATGTGCTTACTGCATTAAGTTGTGTTTCAGGTGATGCGATCATCTTATGCCACAACAAGGAAACAACAGAAAAACATAATTCTTGTTTTTCTGTTAAAACTGATCTCAAAAGAACACGTGCACTACAATTAAACCCAATGTGTCTATCCATTGTGAGAATGTTGGCTAACTCTGAAGCATTGAATGGGAAACTCATTATTCCTCCCTCCTCACATAACTTAGAAGCTTTCTTCACACTCGTTGCAACCGGATCATTAATCTGTGTGATACAGGAATTTTGTCTTTTACCATTAaagcatgatgatgatgatgatacaggAGGAGGATCCTTTATAGCTACATGTACAATATCCAGTGGTTCTGCTTTGTTCACTATCGATGCAACTGCTTTACTATGAATATCAATTAGATTATAAAGCGAAGATGCTGTAGAATGAATTTGTTTATCCCATTTGCACCGGATTAAAACCGAGAGAGCATGTGTGCAAGCTTTAGACCTTCTGAAAAGCTCGGATATATGAGCTGCCACCATAGCAGCAGCTACTATCTCATTCGAACTGTAACTCCAAGAAGTCCCAACAGAAGACGGTTTTAAAGAAAAAAGCGCCTCCAGAATCGCGAGTATACGTCGCGTATGACTCACCGCAGAATCAATACTACTCTGGAATCCATTTCCAGTTCCGATTCCAATTCCATTCCCGTTCATGGATTTAACTTCGTGACTTGGTTTTTCACCATCTTTAAGATTCGAACGGTTACTTGCTCGTGAAATCAACGGAAAGAGCTGAAGCTCGCACGCGAGAGCACAAACCGCAGCGAGAACGTAGGAATCGAACGCGGCGACgggtccttgtttgtttgttctttTCCGAGACGACGATTCTGATTCCAACTCCGGTTCCGGGCTGGAATCGGAATGCTTCTTTCCGACGTGAAGTTGCGCTTCGTGACTGACACAGACGGTTAATACAACGAAAAGTAATCGAGAAGATAACTCGACCGTGGCGCAGGATTCTAGAAACAGAGAGTGGACCATCGTGCGAAGCTCGGCGACAGCTAGATTTTTGGAGGCAGAGCCGAAAACGAATCG encodes:
- the LOC111919525 gene encoding protein GIGANTEA yields the protein MAVATSERWIDGLQFSSLFWPPPPDPEQRKAQITAYVDYLGQFTSEQFPEDIAELIRHRYPSTEKRLFDDVLAMFVLHHPEHGHSVIHPIISCIIDGTIEYDRSTPPFASFISLICPSADNEYSEQWALACGEILRILTHYNRPIFKVEHPHGETDRSSSGSQASTSNPTDVQSSSSSSSSSSPSGHHERKPLRPLSPWITDLLLAAPLGIRSDYFRWCGGVMGKYAAGELKPPSLVMASSRGSGKHPQLMPSTPRWAVANGAGVILSVCDEEVARYETATLTAAAVPALLLPPPTTAMDEHLVAGLPALEPYARLFHRYYAIASPSATQRLLLGLLEAPPSWAPDALDAAVQLVELLRAAEDYASGMRLPRNWMHLHFLRAIGTAMSMRAGIAADSAAALLFRILSQPALLFPPLRQVEGGEVQHEQISGYISSHKKQRQMPVAEATIEATAQGIASMLCAHGPEVEWRICTIWEAAYGLIPLSSSIIDLPEIIVATPLQPPILSWNLYIPLLKVLEYLPRGSPSEACLMKIFVATVEAILQRTFPAESPSQQTRKTRFVFGSASKNLAVAELRTMVHSLFLESCATVELSSRLLFVVLTVCVSHEAQLHVGKKHSDSSPEPELESESSSRKRTNKQGPVAAFDSYVLAAVCALACELQLFPLISRASNRSNLKDGEKPSHEVKSMNGNGIGIGTGNGFQSSIDSAVSHTRRILAILEALFSLKPSSVGTSWSYSSNEIVAAAMVAAHISELFRRSKACTHALSVLIRCKWDKQIHSTASSLYNLIDIHSKAVASIVNKAEPLDIVHVAIKDPPPVSSSSSCFNGKRQNSCITQINDPVATSVKKASKLCEEGGIMSFPFNASELANILTMDRHIGFNCSARVLLRSVLTEKQELCFSVVSLLWHKMIASPETQLNAVSTSAQQGWRQVVDALCNVVAASPTTAATAVVLQAERELQPWIAKDDDVGQKMWRINQRIVKLIVELMRNHENLESLVILATALDLLLRATDGMLVDGEACTLPQLELLEATARAVQPVLEWGESGLAVADGLSNLLKCRVPATVRCLSHASAHVRTLSVSVLRAILNVGCIKVKQSGEQVNIGSSRHVAYMSGDVIDWEADLAKCLTWEAHSRMATGMPIEYLETASKELGCPIFV